The following are encoded in a window of Providencia rettgeri genomic DNA:
- a CDS encoding fimbrial protein → MIDFKKQWYLPVSFLAGVLLTSVSNAALPESRLAPLSNTRATSSGVVWVQIEGVVDEPPACKINGGNVITVDFEDVMSTRIDGVAYSKPINYNIVCDKRPTEQMKMTLEGDPAYFDPTRAVRTNIPGLGVGFTYNGSRLKLKQEVKFVYPNAPQFEAVPVRDMSTVLNIGGPFTAGVTIKLDYQ, encoded by the coding sequence ATGATTGATTTTAAAAAGCAGTGGTATCTGCCAGTATCATTTCTCGCTGGAGTACTTTTAACATCAGTGTCAAATGCAGCTTTGCCTGAATCACGTTTAGCACCGCTATCAAATACACGTGCAACATCATCAGGTGTAGTCTGGGTACAGATAGAAGGAGTGGTGGATGAACCACCCGCATGCAAAATCAATGGCGGTAATGTGATTACGGTAGACTTTGAAGACGTGATGAGTACGCGTATTGATGGCGTTGCATACAGTAAGCCGATTAATTACAACATTGTGTGTGACAAAAGACCGACGGAACAAATGAAAATGACGTTAGAGGGAGATCCTGCGTATTTTGATCCAACACGGGCGGTAAGAACGAATATTCCTGGTTTAGGTGTTGGATTTACTTATAACGGAAGCCGACTTAAATTAAAACAAGAAGTGAAGTTTGTTTATCCAAATGCACCTCAATTTGAGGCTGTACCTGTTCGTGATATGTCAACCGTATTGAATATCGGTGGTCCTTTTACCGCCGGTGTTACAATTAAACTTGATTATCAGTGA
- a CDS encoding fimbrial protein, producing the protein MKRTLLISTIILSTTPVFASGADAWDIDGLHGTLTVNGMMTEAPCSMDVTKSISQEVSLGEIPSYLLRNPGDRAEPVSFELEFRNCIRTQSRLRDIRTDTPTWDAIQPVISISFVAVSNKDYPGMLSVKGVSGLALEVTDAQGEDIRLGSQGRPQFLDAPQGTLQYFVTPVRTPEKLTEGSFSAVMDFKVDYD; encoded by the coding sequence ATGAAAAGGACTCTCCTGATAAGTACTATCATACTCAGCACAACTCCAGTGTTTGCATCAGGAGCGGATGCTTGGGATATCGATGGATTACATGGAACATTGACAGTAAATGGCATGATGACAGAAGCACCTTGCTCAATGGATGTGACGAAGTCTATAAGCCAAGAAGTGTCTCTGGGGGAGATCCCTTCTTATTTACTGCGTAACCCGGGTGATAGAGCAGAACCAGTGTCATTCGAGTTAGAGTTTCGAAACTGCATTAGAACTCAAAGCCGATTAAGGGATATCAGAACGGACACGCCAACATGGGATGCCATTCAACCTGTCATTTCTATTTCTTTTGTTGCGGTATCTAACAAAGATTATCCGGGAATGCTCAGTGTGAAAGGCGTATCTGGCTTGGCGTTAGAAGTCACTGATGCACAAGGCGAAGATATTCGTCTTGGAAGCCAAGGACGCCCTCAGTTTCTTGATGCACCGCAGGGGACTCTTCAGTATTTTGTCACGCCAGTAAGAACTCCTGAAAAACTGACGGAAGGTAGTTTTAGCGCAGTCATGGACTTTAAGGTGGATTATGATTGA
- a CDS encoding fimbria/pilus periplasmic chaperone, which produces MNIKKIAFITTTLTLSAVLCGQALAAIALDRTRVIFNGGDKTISLNIKNENKELPYLAQGWIEDIDGNKIESPLVVLPPVQRVEAGESSQVKIQSLPDVNKLPQDRESVFYFNLREIPPRSKEANVLQIALQTRIKLFYRPKGLYATRTDLENPWQEKITLTRKGDAYEVTNPTAYFVTIVDASSKVGGDTVSQFEPLMISPKSNGMLKGSASAMGAKPVLTYINDYGGRPKLTFSCSGSTCKVESATNQ; this is translated from the coding sequence ATGAACATTAAAAAGATTGCGTTTATTACAACAACACTCACTTTATCTGCCGTCTTGTGTGGCCAAGCTCTGGCAGCCATTGCATTGGATAGAACGCGTGTTATTTTCAATGGTGGCGATAAAACCATCAGTTTAAATATTAAAAATGAAAATAAGGAGTTACCTTACCTCGCTCAAGGATGGATTGAAGATATTGATGGTAACAAAATTGAATCACCGTTAGTCGTTTTACCGCCAGTACAACGTGTTGAAGCTGGCGAAAGTAGCCAAGTGAAAATCCAATCTTTACCTGATGTTAATAAGTTGCCTCAGGATAGAGAAAGTGTTTTTTACTTTAACCTGCGTGAAATTCCACCACGTAGCAAAGAAGCGAATGTATTGCAGATTGCATTACAAACACGAATTAAATTGTTCTATCGCCCGAAAGGACTATATGCGACTCGTACTGATTTAGAAAATCCATGGCAAGAGAAAATTACGCTGACGCGTAAAGGTGATGCTTATGAAGTGACGAATCCAACAGCGTATTTTGTCACAATTGTGGATGCGAGTTCAAAAGTGGGTGGTGATACGGTCAGCCAATTTGAACCATTAATGATATCGCCAAAAAGTAACGGAATGCTTAAAGGCAGCGCCAGCGCAATGGGTGCAAAGCCTGTCCTAACATACATCAATGACTATGGTGGTCGACCTAAGTTGACGTTTAGTTGCTCAGGTTCAACGTGTAAAGTTGAATCCGCGACAAATCAATAA
- a CDS encoding outer membrane usher protein, giving the protein MALLLKSKNKVSHNSVSYFLTPVATMVFLAIAHINLANADNDSIEFNTDILDLQDKGNISLSEFSRAGYVMPGVYPFKINLNSHELADIYDIEYMPIVDDESMTEPCLTSEIVDHLSLRSEWKKVVQFTHNGQCLNIESIPGMTVNGSLPKETITITIPQAYVEYTSDNWDPPSRWDEGVPALIFDYNLNANITRPTDSANTHSLTGNGTTGFNLGPWRFRADWQASYNRTNGQSTDKNWDWSQYYAYRAVKELNAKLTMGEQFLRSGLFDSFRYMGASLISDERMLPPNLRGYAPEVTGVAKTNAKVTVSQQGRVLYETQVAPGPFRIQDLSDAVSGKLDVRVEEQDGSVQEFQMNTASIPYLTRPGSVLFKIAGGRPNNMEHETEGQGFVMGEFTWGVSNGWSLFGGALGAGDYNALSLGIGRDLLAFGAISFDITESRAKLKTENKIYTGASYRLSYSKRFEEYDSQVTFAGYRFSERDFMSMNQYLDRRYRGVIFDNSKELYMITFNKYFTNADLTAYLNYSHETYWSRPASKRYNVSIAKYFDIGRFKNINLSLTAFRNKFDNSKNDDGMYMNLSMPWADAATVNYSNYVSKDGNSHTVSYYDRLDDKSSYRIGSGVSTRGRGTVDAYYNRDADLASLTASTSYINGDSVSAAFSMQGGATVTGHGAALHRITVPGGSRIMVSTEDAVNVPVQGFGATTRTNHFGKAVVADVSEYYRTSAKIDVNKLPENVEAVRTIQQATLTEGAVAYREFEVLAGLKTMVRLALADGSHPPFGATVKNEKNREMGIVTDNGSIYLSGVKVNEVLDVYWDGSLQCKIQIPENIETADFNSLLLPCTNAPTTVPGFVPAKSVPVGQPAKRVTPAPIQQGVAPSQRWLLKPPDLAQHVDFVE; this is encoded by the coding sequence ATGGCTCTGTTATTAAAAAGTAAAAATAAAGTATCTCATAACTCAGTAAGTTATTTTTTAACACCTGTTGCCACGATGGTGTTTCTTGCGATTGCTCATATTAATTTAGCTAATGCGGATAATGATAGTATTGAGTTTAATACTGATATTTTAGATCTTCAGGATAAAGGAAATATTTCTTTAAGTGAGTTCTCTCGTGCTGGTTATGTTATGCCGGGGGTATATCCATTCAAGATTAATCTAAATAGCCACGAGCTGGCGGATATTTATGATATTGAATATATGCCTATAGTTGATGATGAAAGCATGACTGAGCCATGCTTAACGTCAGAAATCGTCGACCATCTTTCTTTGCGTAGTGAATGGAAAAAAGTTGTTCAGTTTACTCATAATGGACAGTGCTTAAATATAGAAAGCATTCCAGGAATGACAGTGAATGGTTCTTTACCAAAAGAAACGATTACGATCACTATTCCACAGGCATACGTTGAATATACATCTGATAATTGGGATCCACCGTCACGTTGGGATGAAGGGGTACCCGCCCTAATTTTTGACTATAACTTGAATGCGAATATTACAAGACCCACAGACTCTGCAAATACGCACTCATTAACGGGAAATGGGACAACTGGCTTTAACTTAGGTCCATGGCGTTTTAGAGCGGATTGGCAAGCAAGTTATAATCGTACTAACGGGCAGTCTACAGATAAAAATTGGGACTGGAGCCAATATTACGCTTATCGAGCAGTTAAAGAACTGAACGCTAAACTGACCATGGGGGAGCAATTTTTACGTTCGGGTTTATTTGATTCATTCCGTTATATGGGGGCAAGCTTGATCTCTGATGAGAGAATGCTGCCTCCAAATCTACGTGGATATGCGCCTGAAGTGACGGGCGTGGCAAAAACTAATGCGAAAGTTACTGTCTCACAGCAAGGGCGAGTGTTGTATGAAACACAAGTTGCCCCAGGTCCTTTTCGTATTCAAGATTTAAGCGATGCTGTCAGTGGCAAATTAGATGTGCGTGTTGAAGAGCAAGATGGCTCTGTACAAGAATTCCAAATGAATACAGCTTCAATTCCGTATTTAACACGGCCCGGATCAGTGTTATTTAAAATTGCGGGTGGGCGTCCCAATAATATGGAGCACGAAACGGAAGGGCAAGGGTTTGTCATGGGCGAATTCACATGGGGGGTTTCGAACGGTTGGTCATTATTTGGTGGTGCACTGGGTGCTGGCGACTATAACGCATTATCACTCGGTATTGGTCGTGACTTACTGGCCTTTGGTGCAATCTCTTTTGATATAACAGAGTCACGCGCAAAGCTTAAAACAGAAAACAAAATTTATACCGGGGCTTCTTACCGTCTGAGCTATTCAAAGCGCTTTGAAGAATATGACAGTCAGGTCACCTTTGCAGGTTATCGATTCTCTGAACGTGATTTTATGAGTATGAATCAGTATTTAGACCGTCGTTATCGAGGTGTCATATTCGATAACAGTAAAGAGCTATATATGATTACGTTCAATAAATATTTTACGAATGCGGATTTAACGGCATATCTCAACTACAGCCATGAAACCTATTGGAGCCGACCTGCTTCAAAACGTTATAACGTTTCTATCGCAAAATACTTTGATATTGGTCGCTTTAAAAACATTAACTTAAGTTTAACAGCGTTTCGCAACAAGTTTGATAACAGTAAGAACGATGACGGTATGTATATGAACCTATCCATGCCTTGGGCGGATGCCGCTACAGTTAACTACAGTAATTATGTTTCAAAAGATGGTAATTCACACACGGTTAGCTACTACGACCGCCTTGACGATAAGAGTAGTTATCGAATTGGTTCGGGCGTTAGTACTCGAGGGCGTGGGACGGTTGATGCGTACTATAACCGTGATGCAGATTTGGCAAGTCTAACGGCAAGTACCAGCTATATCAATGGTGACAGTGTATCGGCTGCTTTCTCAATGCAAGGTGGGGCAACGGTGACAGGGCATGGTGCGGCATTACACCGTATTACAGTACCTGGTGGCAGCCGAATTATGGTGAGTACAGAAGATGCCGTGAATGTCCCTGTACAAGGGTTTGGTGCGACAACCAGAACGAACCATTTCGGGAAAGCGGTTGTTGCTGATGTGAGTGAGTACTACCGTACTAGTGCCAAGATTGATGTTAACAAACTACCTGAAAATGTTGAGGCTGTGCGAACTATTCAGCAGGCAACGCTAACGGAAGGGGCGGTTGCATATCGTGAGTTTGAGGTATTAGCAGGTTTAAAAACCATGGTGAGATTGGCGCTAGCAGATGGAAGTCATCCTCCATTTGGTGCAACAGTCAAAAATGAGAAAAATAGAGAAATGGGTATCGTTACTGATAATGGCTCGATTTATCTCTCAGGAGTGAAGGTGAATGAAGTTTTGGATGTGTATTGGGATGGTAGCCTTCAGTGCAAAATACAAATACCTGAAAATATTGAAACTGCGGATTTCAATTCACTCTTACTTCCATGTACAAACGCCCCAACTACAGTACCTGGGTTTGTGCCAGCGAAAAGTGTACCAGTAGGGCAGCCCGCTAAGCGAGTGACTCCAGCCCCGATTCAACAGGGGGTAGCACCAAGTCAGCGTTGGTTATTGAAGCCACCGGATCTTGCTCAACATGTTGATTTTGTAGAGTAA
- a CDS encoding fimbrial protein — protein MNHFGIIVMVLSGILFAPIVSAQYQISRAQEPIDGTVTMGGSIIETPCAIDADSRDQSVNITTVPISQIIQDRESPTSNFSIRLINCVLTPTAPGKPNWQSFNIVFDGPTDGRNFDVFGHANGLSVKITDSNGNVAIPGKAMPSFPIKAGETTLNYNVQAVSNNKRLKPGNYQTTIRFKMDYY, from the coding sequence ATGAATCACTTTGGCATAATTGTCATGGTGCTTTCAGGAATATTGTTTGCCCCAATTGTTAGTGCGCAATACCAGATTTCTCGGGCACAGGAACCTATAGATGGGACTGTGACTATGGGGGGATCTATTATTGAAACCCCTTGTGCGATTGATGCAGATAGCCGAGATCAATCAGTTAATATAACTACGGTACCTATTAGCCAGATAATACAGGATAGAGAAAGTCCTACGAGTAATTTTTCTATTCGTCTTATCAATTGTGTTCTAACACCGACAGCACCTGGAAAACCGAATTGGCAATCTTTCAATATCGTATTTGATGGTCCGACGGATGGTCGTAATTTTGATGTTTTTGGACACGCAAATGGTCTGTCAGTAAAAATCACAGATTCTAATGGAAATGTTGCAATACCTGGTAAGGCAATGCCTAGTTTCCCCATTAAAGCAGGTGAAACCACGCTTAATTATAACGTCCAAGCCGTATCTAATAATAAACGTTTAAAGCCAGGAAACTACCAGACCACAATCCGTTTTAAAATGGATTATTACTGA
- a CDS encoding fimbrial protein yields the protein MKLNKLALVFGLGMAVAAGSASANQGTGKVTFEGSIIDAPCSIKNTDLSGSDAVKIGAISTVLLNAGKSSTPRSFKIELEDCDISTLSSVSTTFTGIPSPIKAGSLAINGTAKNAAIVITDAGGNQIKLGDKSTPQNLNSGVNTLEYYAYLQGDSANAAVPGEFTAVATFALSYQ from the coding sequence ATGAAATTAAATAAACTTGCTTTAGTATTCGGCTTAGGTATGGCAGTTGCTGCGGGTTCTGCTTCTGCAAACCAAGGAACAGGTAAAGTCACTTTTGAAGGTAGCATTATTGATGCACCATGCTCTATCAAGAATACTGATCTGAGCGGTAGCGATGCAGTTAAAATCGGTGCGATCTCAACTGTATTATTGAATGCAGGGAAATCAAGTACTCCACGTAGCTTTAAAATTGAATTGGAAGATTGTGATATCAGTACTCTGAGCTCAGTAAGCACTACATTTACTGGTATTCCAAGCCCAATTAAAGCTGGCTCATTAGCAATCAACGGTACTGCTAAAAACGCAGCTATCGTAATTACTGATGCTGGCGGTAATCAAATCAAGCTGGGTGATAAATCAACCCCACAAAACTTAAATTCTGGTGTGAATACACTGGAATACTATGCTTACCTGCAAGGTGATTCAGCTAACGCAGCTGTTCCTGGTGAATTTACTGCAGTTGCAACATTTGCTCTGAGCTACCAGTAA
- a CDS encoding TetR/AcrR family transcriptional regulator, giving the protein MQTSTSEKILNAAEELFAQSSYDAVSIRHITQKAGVKLALAHYHFGTKKELFDAVVKRRIGQLSQSRVQLLNHFLAQNSGQPLPIEEIVQAFVLPYLYWHLNGGEGWRNYARIVSSLLGYNLSLLQEQFDEGAYAFLQELRRAMNSAQEENVQWGFDFMVGVMCNTFSEVDRIGGLAKGLCSVEDKEQACSYLIPFITSGLEKLASSSKMDLKENLAVLGSLTLSPLS; this is encoded by the coding sequence ATGCAAACATCGACATCGGAAAAAATTCTTAATGCTGCGGAGGAGCTATTTGCTCAAAGTAGCTATGATGCTGTTTCTATTCGACATATTACCCAGAAAGCGGGCGTAAAATTAGCGCTTGCTCATTACCATTTTGGAACAAAAAAAGAGTTATTTGACGCCGTTGTTAAACGGCGTATTGGTCAACTTAGCCAATCGCGCGTTCAATTGCTCAATCATTTTTTAGCACAAAACAGTGGGCAGCCATTGCCCATTGAGGAAATTGTTCAGGCTTTTGTATTACCTTACCTCTATTGGCATTTAAATGGTGGTGAAGGATGGCGCAATTACGCGCGTATTGTTTCTTCCCTATTGGGTTATAATCTTTCTTTATTGCAAGAGCAATTTGATGAGGGAGCTTATGCCTTTTTACAGGAGCTGCGCCGAGCAATGAACAGTGCACAAGAGGAAAATGTGCAGTGGGGATTCGATTTTATGGTTGGAGTGATGTGTAACACATTTTCAGAAGTTGATCGTATTGGGGGGTTAGCGAAAGGTCTTTGTTCCGTTGAAGATAAAGAGCAAGCCTGTAGTTATTTGATCCCTTTCATTACATCAGGTTTAGAAAAGCTTGCCTCTTCATCAAAAATGGATCTGAAGGAAAACCTTGCGGTGTTAGGCTCGTTAACATTATCGCCTTTGTCTTAA
- a CDS encoding cyclase family protein, which translates to MKIIDLSVTIEHETPCDPPSMPTKIDYWGHDKGAEHMRQFFPTATEKDLPGGLGWSIEYVQLTTHSGTHLDAPWHYHPTMNHGELARTIDQAPLEWCFSDGVKLDFATIPGDGGKITVELLEAELKRIGYTLKPLDIVVIHTGAMKHWGTSAYLSAGCGMTREATLYLLERGIKVVGTDAWSWDRPLSLIAEEFEETGDSSLIWEGHFAGIEREYYHMEKMANLDKLPPFGFKIACFPVKIKAASAGWCRAVAMFDF; encoded by the coding sequence ATGAAAATTATCGATTTGAGTGTCACCATTGAACATGAAACGCCTTGTGATCCCCCTTCCATGCCAACAAAAATAGATTATTGGGGACATGATAAAGGCGCTGAACACATGCGCCAATTTTTTCCCACGGCAACAGAAAAAGACCTTCCAGGCGGACTTGGTTGGTCTATTGAGTACGTACAACTCACCACTCACAGTGGGACTCATCTTGATGCACCTTGGCATTATCATCCCACGATGAACCACGGTGAACTCGCTCGCACCATCGACCAAGCTCCCCTTGAATGGTGCTTTTCTGATGGTGTGAAACTTGACTTTGCCACCATTCCCGGCGATGGCGGTAAGATCACCGTTGAGCTGTTAGAAGCAGAGCTCAAGCGAATTGGCTATACCCTAAAACCCCTCGATATCGTTGTTATCCATACGGGGGCAATGAAGCATTGGGGTACCAGCGCTTATTTGAGTGCGGGTTGTGGAATGACTCGTGAAGCTACCCTCTATTTATTAGAACGAGGCATAAAAGTAGTAGGCACCGATGCTTGGAGCTGGGATCGACCACTATCACTCATTGCAGAAGAATTTGAAGAAACAGGTGATTCCTCCTTAATCTGGGAAGGGCATTTCGCCGGTATTGAGCGTGAATATTACCATATGGAAAAGATGGCTAATCTTGATAAATTACCGCCCTTTGGTTTCAAGATTGCTTGTTTTCCCGTCAAAATTAAAGCAGCCAGCGCTGGGTGGTGCCGAGCAGTCGCTATGTTTGACTTCTAG
- a CDS encoding MFS transporter → MTQLHDTTVGNPKVKWHVLIGGFFGYMFDAVDILLLAVAMPVIIADLGISTADGGLLATATMVGIGLSSIVVGWCADTYGRRKTLFWSLMLFSVLTAAIAFTNTWFEILVLRFLAGLGLGGVWSIIVAYIAETWPAKQRGRAASFVLSSFPAGAGLAAFLAYLIIPAYGWRALFLCGAGAIFAAFYFLIFVPESESWKKEKAAQAKRGERIRISEIFSKEMARNTLLATTVASFGLIGYWGCTTWLPMFLTKERGLTMESMSLFFVVLNIGMFVGYNVFGVMADKIGRRNAIIISFIGTAITLPIYVNMTSHTALLVMGPVYAFFTAFVGLMGSYFPELFPTRVRTIGAGFCFNIGRGISAFAPFVMGFIALSYGLVTGLIICAVFFCLAGLMMFTLPDIDKTRRSIDNTSPNTASHQEI, encoded by the coding sequence ATGACACAATTACATGACACTACTGTCGGTAATCCAAAAGTAAAATGGCATGTACTTATTGGCGGCTTCTTTGGCTATATGTTCGATGCTGTTGATATTTTACTCCTTGCAGTGGCAATGCCAGTCATCATTGCCGATCTTGGTATCTCTACAGCGGATGGAGGACTGCTTGCGACTGCAACAATGGTCGGCATTGGCTTAAGTAGTATTGTGGTTGGTTGGTGCGCAGATACTTATGGACGACGCAAAACTCTGTTTTGGAGCCTAATGTTGTTTAGTGTGCTTACTGCTGCTATTGCCTTTACGAATACTTGGTTTGAGATCTTAGTGTTACGTTTTTTAGCTGGGTTAGGTCTCGGCGGAGTTTGGAGCATTATTGTGGCCTATATCGCCGAAACATGGCCAGCGAAGCAACGCGGTCGTGCTGCTTCATTTGTTTTAAGCTCTTTCCCTGCGGGAGCTGGTTTAGCTGCCTTCCTCGCTTACTTAATTATTCCAGCCTATGGTTGGCGTGCGCTGTTTTTATGTGGCGCAGGTGCCATATTTGCTGCCTTCTATTTCCTTATTTTTGTCCCTGAATCAGAAAGCTGGAAAAAAGAAAAAGCCGCCCAAGCCAAACGAGGCGAAAGAATTCGCATCAGTGAAATTTTTTCCAAAGAAATGGCGCGTAATACACTCCTTGCAACGACGGTTGCTAGCTTCGGGTTAATTGGTTATTGGGGATGTACCACTTGGCTACCGATGTTTTTAACTAAAGAGCGTGGGCTTACCATGGAGAGCATGTCACTGTTTTTTGTCGTCCTAAATATAGGCATGTTTGTCGGCTATAACGTCTTCGGTGTTATGGCAGATAAAATCGGGCGGCGAAATGCCATCATCATTTCGTTCATTGGTACCGCAATCACCTTACCTATTTACGTCAATATGACCAGTCATACTGCCTTACTTGTAATGGGGCCAGTTTATGCCTTCTTTACTGCCTTCGTTGGCTTAATGGGCTCTTATTTCCCTGAGTTATTCCCCACACGAGTACGCACGATCGGTGCAGGTTTTTGTTTCAATATTGGTCGAGGAATCTCCGCTTTCGCACCATTTGTGATGGGCTTCATTGCCCTGAGCTATGGCTTAGTCACAGGACTGATTATCTGCGCCGTTTTTTTCTGCTTAGCAGGCTTAATGATGTTCACCCTTCCTGATATCGATAAAACCAGACGTTCAATTGACAACACCAGCCCAAACACGGCCTCTCATCAGGAAATTTAA
- a CDS encoding 3-keto-5-aminohexanoate cleavage protein, with translation MTNKTIITVATTGAFPTKQDNPNIPLTPKEIAEDVYECWQAGASIAHLHMRDDEGRGTMDINKFRETVALIREKCDIVLNLTTSGDLNATDETRMIHVAELKPELASYDCGSMNWAHSGLFINHPAFLERLGQLMIDNDVRPEIEIFDAGMFYNSLYYIKKNLIKTPAYYQFVLGAAGGIAATVENLIFLRNLLPADAHWSAFGIGKGHMPILMTTLAMGGHVRVGMEDNVYYSKGRLAQSNAEFVARAVRLANEVDRTPATPDEARNILALKRKLS, from the coding sequence ATGACAAATAAAACAATAATTACTGTTGCCACCACTGGGGCTTTTCCAACAAAACAAGATAACCCGAATATTCCTCTCACCCCAAAAGAGATTGCAGAGGACGTCTACGAATGTTGGCAGGCCGGTGCATCTATTGCCCATTTGCATATGCGTGATGATGAAGGGCGTGGAACCATGGACATTAATAAGTTTCGCGAAACCGTCGCCTTAATCCGCGAAAAATGTGACATTGTGCTTAATCTCACGACTTCTGGAGATTTAAATGCAACGGACGAAACACGCATGATCCATGTTGCAGAGTTAAAGCCTGAACTTGCCTCCTATGACTGCGGTTCAATGAACTGGGCACATTCAGGTTTATTCATTAACCATCCCGCTTTTTTAGAAAGGTTAGGCCAGTTAATGATTGATAATGACGTTCGCCCTGAAATTGAGATCTTTGATGCTGGTATGTTTTATAACTCACTGTACTATATAAAGAAAAATCTCATCAAAACCCCCGCGTACTATCAATTTGTTCTAGGTGCTGCAGGCGGTATAGCCGCTACAGTGGAAAATCTTATTTTCTTACGCAACTTACTCCCAGCGGATGCACACTGGTCTGCATTTGGCATTGGTAAAGGGCATATGCCTATTTTAATGACAACCTTAGCAATGGGGGGACATGTCCGAGTTGGTATGGAAGATAATGTCTATTACAGCAAAGGCCGATTAGCTCAATCTAACGCTGAATTTGTGGCTCGTGCTGTTCGTCTTGCCAATGAAGTCGACAGAACCCCAGCTACCCCCGATGAAGCACGCAATATTTTAGCCTTGAAAAGGAAGCTCTCATGA
- a CDS encoding acetyl-CoA C-acetyltransferase: MNDIVIVSAVRTAIGSFGGSLASVKATELGAIVTKAVLERTDIQPIEIDEVLLGNVLQAGLGQNPARQTALKAGLPDTTPATTLNLVCGSGLQSIIMAAQTIHAGDNNVVLAGGMENMSAAPYLLDQARFGYRMGNGNLIDSVVHDGLSCAVNHYHMGITAENIAKRYNISREEQDEVALQSQLRAQAAIEKGAFNQEIVPVTVKLKKAEVIFEQDEYVRFGTSYPLLSQLRPAFDPAGTVTAGNSSGINDGAAALLVMSRQHAENLGLKPLARIRSYATAGVDPSIMGMGPVPSTLKALDKAGLHINDLDLIEANEAFAAQFIAVGRELRLDPQKTNINGGAIALGHPIGASGARILVTLLHALKTQDKTLGLATLCVGGGQGVSVIVERLS, encoded by the coding sequence ATGAATGATATCGTGATCGTCAGTGCTGTACGTACTGCTATTGGTAGCTTTGGCGGATCGTTAGCGTCAGTGAAGGCCACCGAGCTCGGTGCGATAGTCACAAAAGCGGTACTTGAGCGTACAGATATCCAACCTATTGAAATTGATGAAGTCCTATTAGGCAATGTGTTACAGGCGGGTCTTGGGCAAAATCCTGCTCGTCAAACCGCTCTCAAAGCAGGGCTCCCGGATACAACACCAGCGACAACATTAAATTTGGTGTGCGGCTCTGGTCTACAAAGCATCATCATGGCAGCCCAAACCATTCATGCTGGTGATAATAATGTCGTCTTAGCTGGGGGTATGGAGAATATGTCAGCGGCTCCCTACTTACTGGATCAAGCGCGATTTGGTTATCGGATGGGAAATGGCAATTTAATCGATAGCGTTGTCCACGATGGACTAAGCTGCGCGGTCAATCATTACCACATGGGCATTACCGCAGAAAATATCGCAAAGCGCTATAACATTAGTCGTGAAGAGCAAGATGAAGTCGCCCTACAATCACAGCTTCGTGCTCAAGCTGCAATTGAAAAAGGAGCATTCAACCAAGAAATTGTCCCTGTTACAGTGAAACTGAAAAAAGCAGAAGTTATTTTTGAGCAAGATGAATATGTTCGCTTCGGCACTTCTTACCCGTTACTAAGCCAGCTTCGTCCAGCCTTTGATCCGGCAGGAACCGTCACTGCGGGAAATTCGTCAGGGATCAACGATGGAGCCGCAGCCTTATTAGTGATGTCACGGCAACATGCTGAAAATTTAGGGCTAAAACCATTAGCCCGCATCCGTAGTTATGCCACAGCGGGGGTTGATCCCAGTATTATGGGTATGGGTCCCGTACCTTCCACATTGAAAGCCTTAGATAAAGCAGGGCTTCATATTAACGACCTTGATCTCATTGAAGCTAACGAGGCTTTTGCTGCACAATTTATTGCCGTTGGACGAGAGCTTAGACTTGATCCACAAAAAACCAATATCAATGGTGGTGCTATTGCGCTAGGTCACCCCATAGGTGCATCAGGAGCACGCATCTTAGTCACATTGTTACATGCTCTAAAAACGCAAGATAAAACTTTAGGGCTTGCCACATTATGTGTGGGAGGGGGGCAAGGTGTTTCCGTTATTGTTGAACGCCTTTCTTAA